The Episyrphus balteatus chromosome 4, idEpiBalt1.1, whole genome shotgun sequence genome includes a window with the following:
- the LOC129919600 gene encoding dimethyladenosine transferase 1, mitochondrial: protein MPYGSAAVAARGLRLPPLPTIRDLVKLYKLQAIKQMSQNFLMDERLTDKIVKSAGRITNNDVVLEVGPGPGGITRSILRRNPSKIILVEKDRRFLPTLELLQECAKPLGVQMDIHQADILRFPMEEHVPDISQKLHLIGNLPFAISTRLLINWFKDLSLRQGAFRRNDTTMTLTFQKEVAERICAPLGSDQRCRLSIMSQIWTEPKLKFIIPGKAFVPKPDVDVGVVTLIPLKQPKTDIPFDVVERVNRHIFSMRQKYCRRGYSRLFPEEQRDETTYEMFEEAEVESTLRPFQLSVEECLRLTEVYWQFIQKNPEVAKYDHRGPKAIKQEEEVFVDY, encoded by the coding sequence ATGCCCTACGGATCTGCAGCTGTCGCAGCTCGTGGTCTTCGTTTACCACCTTTACCAACAATTCGAGATCTTGTGAAATTATACAAGCTCCAAGCCATTAAGCAAATGTCACAGAATTTTCTAATGGATGAACGATTGACTGACAAAATTGTGAAATCCGCAGGAAGAATAACAAACAACGATGTTGTCTTGGAAGTCGGTCCAGGACCGGGAGGAATCACAAGATCTATTTTAAGACGAAATCCGTCAAAAATAATCCTCGTCGAAAAAGATCGAAGGTTCCTTCCGACTTTGGAACTTCTTCAGGAATGTGCCAAGCCTTTGGGTGTCCAAATGGACATCCATCAAGCTGACATTCTAAGATTTCCAATGGAAGAACATGTCCCTGATATTTCCCAAAAACTCCACCTAATTGGCAACCTTCCATTTGCTATATCGACTCGCCTATTAATCAATTGGTTTAAAGACTTGTCACTTCGACAAGGAGCTTTTCGTCGTAACGACACCACAATGACGTTGACTTTTCAAAAAGAAGTCGCTGAAAGGATTTGTGCTCCTCTCGGAAGCGATCAACGTTGTCGTTTGTCGATAATGTCGCAAATTTGGACAGAACCCAAACTCAAATTTATTATACCCGGGAAAGCATTTGTCCCAAAACCGGATGTCGATGTTGGAGTTGTAACATTGATTCCTTTGAAACAGCCAAAGACAGATATTCCTTTTGATGTGGTTGAACGTGTTAATCGGCATATATTTTCAATGAGACAGAAGTATTGCAGACGTGGGTATAGTAGGCTGTTTCCTGAAGAACAACGAGATGAGACGACCTATGAAATGTTTGAGGAAGCTGAAGTTGAATCGACATTGAGACCATTTCAATTGTCTGTGGAGGAGTGTCTTCGGTTGACGGAAGTTTATTGGCAGTTTATTCAGAAGAATCCTGAGGTGGCAAAGTATGATCATCGTGGACCGAAGGCTATTAAGCAGGAAGAAGAAGTTTTTGTTGATTATTAA
- the LOC129918797 gene encoding uncharacterized protein LOC129918797 isoform X2, translating into MLDVSFLGNPNLRLAIWCYRCTSATPGCGENFNWRGIGFLGEHCPEDEDICVKVTEKRGAKQTIIRECLSALNFRTDIPADKYEGCRKAAVDVRLAHYVNHTVKEHDVRRDYFTDVEYCFCFLDHRCNGATTISTNLIVVGVALVGLLGVALR; encoded by the exons GTTTGGCTATTTGGTGCTATCGTTGCACTTCAGCCACACCTGGATGTGGTGAAAACTTCAATTGGCGAGGTATTGGATTCCTTGGCGAACATTGTCCAGAAGATGAAGATATTTGTGTGAAAGTGACAGAAAAAAGAGGAG CTAAACAAACAATTATCCGAGAATGTTTGAGTGCTTTAAATTTCCGAACAGACATTCCAGCTGATAAATACGAAGGATGTCGCAAAGCTGCTGTCGACGTTCGATTGGCTCATTATGTCAATCACACTGTCAAGGAACACGACGTCCGTAGAGACTATTTCACTGATGTGGAATATTGTTTCTGTTTTCTCGATCATCGATGCAATGGAGCCACAACAATTAGCACAAATTTAATAGTTGTTGGGGTAGCTTTGGTTGGTTTATTAGGAGTTGCATTAAGATAA
- the LOC129918797 gene encoding uncharacterized protein LOC129918797 isoform X1 → MASLTLFILIILSITIEQSLAIWCYRCTSATPGCGENFNWRGIGFLGEHCPEDEDICVKVTEKRGAKQTIIRECLSALNFRTDIPADKYEGCRKAAVDVRLAHYVNHTVKEHDVRRDYFTDVEYCFCFLDHRCNGATTISTNLIVVGVALVGLLGVALR, encoded by the exons ATGGCTTCCCTAACTCTATTTATTCTcattattttatcaataaccATTGAACAAA GTTTGGCTATTTGGTGCTATCGTTGCACTTCAGCCACACCTGGATGTGGTGAAAACTTCAATTGGCGAGGTATTGGATTCCTTGGCGAACATTGTCCAGAAGATGAAGATATTTGTGTGAAAGTGACAGAAAAAAGAGGAG CTAAACAAACAATTATCCGAGAATGTTTGAGTGCTTTAAATTTCCGAACAGACATTCCAGCTGATAAATACGAAGGATGTCGCAAAGCTGCTGTCGACGTTCGATTGGCTCATTATGTCAATCACACTGTCAAGGAACACGACGTCCGTAGAGACTATTTCACTGATGTGGAATATTGTTTCTGTTTTCTCGATCATCGATGCAATGGAGCCACAACAATTAGCACAAATTTAATAGTTGTTGGGGTAGCTTTGGTTGGTTTATTAGGAGTTGCATTAAGATAA
- the LOC129918799 gene encoding cytoplasmic dynein 1 intermediate chain-like → MQTMCYRSHPMASFAHGDTLELQPRQSNPIAISCMSFPSNEINNLVMGSEDGNVYYAYRHGIRSGVSEVYEKHLGPVTGISTHPNQSTTDFGDLFLTSSIDWTIKLWSLKDTKPLYSFEENSNYVMVSNSSRLVRFCRRQWSP, encoded by the exons ATGCAGACAATGTGTTATCGATCTCATCCGATGGCAAGCTTTGCTCATGGAGATACACTGGAATTGCAGCCACGGCAATCGAACCCAATTGCTATCAGTTGCATGTCCTTTCCATCGAATGAGATTAACAATCTGGTTATGGGTAGTGAAGATGGCAATGTTTATTATG CTTATCGACATGGAATACGTTCGGGTGTGTCTGAAGTCTATGAGAAACATTTGGGTCCAGTGACGGGAATATCAACTCATCCAAATCAATCTACAACAGATTTTGGTGATTTGTTTCTTACATCGTCCATTGATTGGACAATAAAGTTATGGAGTCTTAAG GACACTAAACCATTAtattcatttgaagaaaattcaaattatgtTATGGTCTCCAATTCATCCCGCCTTGTTCGCTTCTGTCGACGGCAGTGGTCGCCTTGA